Proteins encoded within one genomic window of Arachis ipaensis cultivar K30076 chromosome B08, Araip1.1, whole genome shotgun sequence:
- the LOC107611141 gene encoding uncharacterized protein LOC107611141, giving the protein MRSSNDHIFAEYLMRIGDGIEPTIHEDFVRIQANMEIPWEGETSLHKLIEEIFPNLKSHGWNASYMVERAILTPKNHDVQQLNDIIINQFLEEEQNLVSFDEVEGDANNLYQQEYLNSVSTGGLPPHVLKVKKEAPLMLLRNIDPKTSLCNGTYH; this is encoded by the coding sequence ATGCGATCTTCTAATGATCATATTTTTGCTGAGTATCTTATGCGCATTGGTGATGGAATTGAGCCCACCATACATGAAGACTTTGTACGGATACAAGCAAATATGGAAATTCCGTGGGAGGGTGAAACATCGTTACACAAGTTAATAGAAGAAATATTTCCAAACCTAAAATCTCATGGGTGGAACGCTTCTTACATGGTAGAAAGGGCAATATTGACGCCAAAAAATCATGATGTGCAGCAGCTTAATGATATAATTATCAACCAGTTTCTagaagaagaacaaaatttaGTCTCATTTGATGAGGTAGAAGGAGATGCTAATAATTTATATCAACAAGAATACCTTAACTCAGTTTCTACAGGCGGGTTGCCACCTCATGTGTTGAAGGTGAAAAAAGAGGCACCTTTGATGTTATTGAGAAACATAGATCCTAAGACTAGCTTATGCAATGGTACCTATCATTAG
- the LOC107611142 gene encoding uncharacterized protein LOC107611142: MVDDYPSTSTTTALVFTNQLLRDINDILIQHGKQITQYALPALTHENDNENSIPRVIQEELSVEVPREDLCSIERLNNDQSKAFKCIMDIIDRRESGVFFVDGPGGAGKIFLYRAIITELRNKGHIVLVTASSGIAATLLPGSQTAHSRFKIPINTKPSSICNIGKQSDLAKLIRQTTAIIWDEAPMANKKSVQSLDRTLRDILANDMPFREKVMVMGGDFRPVLLVVPKGYTNDFSFYS; encoded by the coding sequence ATGGTGGATGATTATCCGTCAACCAGCACTACAACAGCCTTAGTGTTCACAAATCAGCTACTCAGGGATATAAATGATATACTCATTCAGCATGGAAAACAGATTACACAATACGCTTTGCCAGCTCTAACTCATGAAAATGACAATGAAAACTCGATACCCAGGGTTATCCAAGAAGAACTGTCGGTCGAAGTACCCCGGGAAGACCTGTGTTCCATAGAAAGATTGAACAATGACCAATCTAAAGCTTTCAAGTGCATTATGGATATAATTGATCGAAGAGAAAGTGGAGTGTTCTTTGTTGATGGGCCAGGAGGAGCAGGCAAAATATTTCTTTACAGAGCTATAATTACAGAATTGAGAAATAAGGGTCATATTGTCTTGGTAACTGCATCATCAGGAATAGCTGCAACATTATTGCCTGGGAGTCAAACAGCTCATTCTAGGTTTAAGATCCCAATTAATACAAAACCATCATCCATTTGCAACATAGGCAAACAATCAGATCTTGCAAAGCTGATTAGACAAACAACGGCAATCATCTGGGATGAAGCACCAATGGCAAATAAAAAATCAGTGCAATCATTAGACCGCACTCTGAGAGACATATTAGCAAACGATATGCCATTTAGAGAAAAAGTGATGGTGATGGGAGGAGATTTCCGCCCAGTACTGCTTGTCGTACCGAAAGGCTATACAAATGATTTCAGCTTCTATAGTTAA